The Candidatus Methylomirabilota bacterium region GACGGCGGCCGGCTGAGCCTGCCCGTCCTGTTCCTGCACGGCGAGTACGACTACACGTGCGAGACGGTCCACTCCCGGCTGGCCGAGCCGATGCGGCGGGATTGCTGTGACCTCACCGAGGTGGTGGTGCCGTCGGGACACTGGATGGCCCAGGAGAAGCCCCGCGTGGTGAACGCGGCGCTCGCGAAGTGGGTCGCCACGAAGCTGCCCGACGTCTGGCCCACGCCCTGACGGAGCGAACGCGATGACGGAGAAGCGGCCGGCGACGGCGTCACGCGGCATGGTCGTCACCAATCACCCGCTGGGCTCGGCGGCGGGCGCGGAGATGCTCGCGGCGGGCGGCAACGCGGTGGACGCGGCCATCGGCGCCCTCTTCGCGCTGACCGTGGTGGAGCCGATGATGGTCGGCATCTTCGGCGCGGGCATGACCCAGCTGCGGCTGGCCGACGGCCGGCATCTCGTCATCGACAACTACACCACCGCGCCGTCGGCGGCGCGGCCGGACATGTACCGCCCTGTCTCCGACGCGTGGCCCGACTACCTGCGCACGGCAGGCGACGTCAACCTGACGGGCCTCCTCTCGGCGGGCGTGCCCGGGACGCTGAAGGCCTGGGCGGAGGCGATCGCCCGCTTCGGACGCCTCGACCTCGAGACGGTGATGCAGCCGGCGATCCGCCATGCCGAGCGGGGCTTCCGCGCCACGCCGTACCTGGTGGAGGCGGTGCTGGACACTGCCCCCGACCTGGCGCGCTTCCCCGAGACCG contains the following coding sequences:
- a CDS encoding alpha/beta hydrolase yields the protein DGGRLSLPVLFLHGEYDYTCETVHSRLAEPMRRDCCDLTEVVVPSGHWMAQEKPRVVNAALAKWVATKLPDVWPTP